From Piscinibacter gummiphilus:
CTGGACAGTGGCCGCCACGCTCGAAGCGGCGGGCCTCACCACCACGCCGTACCACGCGCATGTGCCGAGCTTCGGTGAGTGGGGCTTCATCCTGGCCAGCCGCCGCCCCTTCCGCCTGCCCACCGCGCTGCCGAGCGGCCTGCGCTTCCTCACCGTCGACGGCCTGCCGGGCTTGCTGCAGTTCCCGCCCGACATGGCGCGTGTGCCGGCCGAGCCGAACCGCCTGTCGAACCAGGTGCTGGTGCAGACCTTCGAGCAGGAATGGGGCAAGGTGCACCCGTGAGCCTGCGTCGGCGCACCTTGCTGTCGGCGGGGGTGGGCTTGCCGCTGGTCGCGGGCTGCTGGCGTGCACCGGAAGTCCGGTACGACGGCGGCTGGGTCGGCGCGCAGCACGCCCGCGGCCACCGCCTGCGCGACCTGAAGAGCGGCGCGCTGCCCACGCCTGCCGTCACCCGCCGTGCCCAGGTACTCGTCGTCGGCGCCGGTGTGGCGGGCCTCGCGTGTGCACGGGCGCTGGCGCAGCGCAAGGTCGACGACGTGCAACTCCTCGACCTGGAAGACAGCGCCGGGGGCAACAGCCGAGGCCACCGGATCGCCGGCATGGCCTGCCCGCTCGGCGCGCACTACCTGCCGGTGCCTGGCGAGGCCGATGTCGAGGTGGTGGCGCTGCTGGAAGAGCTCGGCCTGAGCCGCATCGAACACGGCAAGCGTGTCTACGACGAGCGCCACCTCTGTCACAGCCCGCAGGAGCGGCTCTTCATCGGCGGCCAGTGGCAGGAAGGTTTGCTGCCGGTCCACGATCAACCCGAGGCCACGCTCGCGCAATACCGCCGTTTCGCCGAGGCGGTGACGAAAGCCGCTGCGCTCGGCTTCAGCCTGCCGACCGCGCACGCCCCGTGGACAGCCGCGCACCAGGCGCTCGATGCGCAGAGCTTCGCGCACTGGCTCGACCAGCATCGTTTCGACGCAGCCGCCCTGCGCACCTACCTCGACTATTGCTGCCGCGACGACTATGGCGCCGGGGCCGCGCAGGTGTCGGCCTGGGCGGGGCTGCACTACTTCGCCAGCCGGCATGGGTTCCACGCGCCGGGTGACGCGGAAGCCGACACCCGCGAGGGCGTGCTCACCTGGCCGCAGGGGAATGGCTGGCTCACCGAGCGCCTGGCTCAGCCGCACCGAGAGCGTCTGCATGCGGGTTCGATCGCGCTGCGCGTGGACGAGGGCCGCCATGAAGTGACCGTCGACGTGTGGAACGCGCCCGCCGAGCGCGCCGAGCGTTGGGTCGCGAGGCAGGTGGTGATGGCCGCGCCGCTCTTCATCGCGCAACGCCTGCTGGCCACAACGCCTTCCGCCCTGCCGGCTGCCGTGGCGCAGATGCGCCACGCACCCTGGCTCGTGGCCAACCTGCACATCGACACCCCGCTCGACGACGCCGGTGGCGCCCCGCCCGCCTGGGACAACGTGCTGCACGGCAGCCCCGCGCTCGGCTACGTGAACGCCATGCACCAGAGCACCCGGCCCCACCCCGGCCCGACGGTGCTCACGAGCTACTGGGCGCTCGGCGGTGACAACCCGCAGCAGCTGCACGCCAACCGCGCCCGTCTGCTTTCCGACGGCTGGGAGGCCTGGTCGCGCGTGGTGCTGGACGACCTGGCGAAAGCCCACCCCGACCTGCCCGCCAAGGTGAAGCGCATCGACCTCATGCGCTATGGCCATGCGATGAGCATCCCCGTGCCGGGCCTGCGCGGCAGCGCGGCCCTGCAGGCCTTGTCACGCCCGGCCGGGCGGGTGCACTTCGCGCACAGCGATCTGTCGGCGTATTCGGTGTTCGAGGAAGCGTTCTTCCACGGCACGCGTGTCGGGAAGCGTCTCGCTGTCTAAGCCGCGCCGCGCATCAGCGCCTCGATCTCATCGGCCTGGACCGGCACACCGCGGCTGATCAGCTCACAGCCGTCTGCGGTGACCACCGCGTCGTCTTCGATGCGGATGCCGAGGTGCCAGTAGCGCTCGGGCACGCCCTCGGCCGGGCGCACGTAGAGGCCCGGCTCCAGCGTCACCACCATGCCGGGTTCGAGCTTGCGCGACGGGTGCTTGACCACACGGCCGCCCAGGTAGTCGGGCTGCTCGAACGGGGCTTCGTTGCGGGCGAGGTAGTCGCCGGTGTCGTGCACGTCGCGCCCGAGCCAGTGGCCGGTGCCGTGCATGTAGAACTGTCGGTAGCGGGCGTGTTCGATCACGTCGTCGAGCGTGCCGTGCCGGTCGTGGCTCAAGAGGCCGGTGTCGAGCAGGCCCTGGGCCAGCACACGCACCGCGGCGTGGTGGGCCTCGCGGTGGCGCAGGCCCGGCCGCGTGGCGGCAGCGGCGGCTTCCTGGGCGGCGACGACGATGTCGTACAGCTCGCGCTGCGGGGCGCTGTAGCGGCCACTGGCGGGGAAGGTGCGCGTCACGTCGCTCGCATAGCCCTCGACCTCGCAGCCTGCGTCGATCAGGCACAGCTCGCCCGCCTGCAGGCGGGCCGGGCCGGCGCTGTGGTGCAGCACGCAGGCGTTGGGCCCTGCTGCCACGATGGAGGGGTAGGCCGGCCCCGCCGCGCCGTGGCGGCGGAATTCGTGCAGCAGCTCGGCCTCGATCTCGTATTCGGCCACGCTGCCGGCCGGGTCGGCGCGGAAGCGTGCGGCACAGAAGCGCATCGCGCGCAGGTGGGCGCCGGCCGAGATGCTGGCGGCACGGCGCATCAGCGCGAGCTCGTCGTCGCGCTTGACGAGGCGCATCTCGTCGAGCAGCGCGGCGAGGTCGCGGTGCGCGGCAGGGGGTTCATGGCCGAAGTGCGAATGCGCCCGCACCTCGTCCAGCCAGCCCTCCAGGCGCTGCGCCAGTGCGCCGCCCCCGCCGAAGATCGTCCACACCGTGGGCGCGTGGTTGAGCAGCTCGGGCAGGCGCTTGTCGAGTTGCGCGTTGGGAAACGCGGCGTCGACGCCCAGGGTGTCGCGCGCCGCGTCGGGCCCGAGGCGCACGCCGGTCCACACCTCCTGCTCGGCGTGCTTTTCGCGGCAGAAGAGCTCGCAGCGGCCGTCGGCCTGCAGCACCAGCGTGGCATCCGGCTCGTCGAAGCCGGTGAGGTAGTGGAAGTAGCTGTCGGCGCGGAACGGGTGCTCGGTGTCGCGGCTGCGGGTCACCTCGGGAGCCGTCGTCACGATGGCGATGCCGCCGCCGGCCGCGCTCAGGCGCCGGGCCAACTCGGCGCGGCGTTCACGGGGTGGGGTGCGGCTCGCTTGCACGGAGGCGGCCGCGCTCATCGCGTCACGCCTTGCCGGAGCCTTCAATGTGCTTGACGGCCGGGGGCAGGTTGGGCGACTGGGCCTGTTTGCGCAGGCGGCGCAGCTCACGCAGCATTTCGCGGTCGGCCGTGGTGGGCTCGCGCGCGGCCCGCGCCGCGGCGGCGCTGCCTTCGTCGCCCGAGCGTTTGACGGCCTGACGGTCGCCGGCCAGCAGCTGGCGCGAGCGGATGTGGTTGGCCAGGGCTTCCACCGCCTCCACCTCGCCGTGTGCATCGGTCTTGGGCAGGGCCACCACGCGTTTGTCGTTCATGCGCATGGTGAGCCGGCAGGTGCGGTTGCGGTTGAGGTGGCGCAGCGTGTAGCCCGGGGCATCGGCCTCGACCACCGAGACGTCACGGATGTTCTCGATGGCCACCTGGTGCACCTTGTGACCGAAGCCTCGCTGGAACCACACATAGCTGGCGCTGACCGTGACCCGCTCCCAGCGCGCCATGTCGAGCGCCACCGCGCCCAGCAGCATCAGGAAGCCGAGAGCGCCGACCCAGCCGAGTTTCCAGGTCATGCCCACCCACATCACGACGCCCGAGGCCAGCACCAGGGCCACCACTTCGAGCATTGCGCGGTCGGCGGTGCCGTAGACCCGCCGCTCGTAGCCCACCGCTTCCGGCTCGCCGGTGGCCAGCGGGTAGACGGCCGAGGCCAGCGCCTTGGCGCCGCGGCTCAGCAGGATGTGGCCGGCCACCGCGATGGCCAGCAGGAACGGCAGGGCGAGAACATGGGTCACAGCCTGAAAGGTAGCGCGAACCTCCGCC
This genomic window contains:
- a CDS encoding flavin monoamine oxidase family protein, producing the protein MSLRRRTLLSAGVGLPLVAGCWRAPEVRYDGGWVGAQHARGHRLRDLKSGALPTPAVTRRAQVLVVGAGVAGLACARALAQRKVDDVQLLDLEDSAGGNSRGHRIAGMACPLGAHYLPVPGEADVEVVALLEELGLSRIEHGKRVYDERHLCHSPQERLFIGGQWQEGLLPVHDQPEATLAQYRRFAEAVTKAAALGFSLPTAHAPWTAAHQALDAQSFAHWLDQHRFDAAALRTYLDYCCRDDYGAGAAQVSAWAGLHYFASRHGFHAPGDAEADTREGVLTWPQGNGWLTERLAQPHRERLHAGSIALRVDEGRHEVTVDVWNAPAERAERWVARQVVMAAPLFIAQRLLATTPSALPAAVAQMRHAPWLVANLHIDTPLDDAGGAPPAWDNVLHGSPALGYVNAMHQSTRPHPGPTVLTSYWALGGDNPQQLHANRARLLSDGWEAWSRVVLDDLAKAHPDLPAKVKRIDLMRYGHAMSIPVPGLRGSAALQALSRPAGRVHFAHSDLSAYSVFEEAFFHGTRVGKRLAV
- a CDS encoding aminopeptidase P N-terminal domain-containing protein, whose amino-acid sequence is MSAAASVQASRTPPRERRAELARRLSAAGGGIAIVTTAPEVTRSRDTEHPFRADSYFHYLTGFDEPDATLVLQADGRCELFCREKHAEQEVWTGVRLGPDAARDTLGVDAAFPNAQLDKRLPELLNHAPTVWTIFGGGGALAQRLEGWLDEVRAHSHFGHEPPAAHRDLAALLDEMRLVKRDDELALMRRAASISAGAHLRAMRFCAARFRADPAGSVAEYEIEAELLHEFRRHGAAGPAYPSIVAAGPNACVLHHSAGPARLQAGELCLIDAGCEVEGYASDVTRTFPASGRYSAPQRELYDIVVAAQEAAAAATRPGLRHREAHHAAVRVLAQGLLDTGLLSHDRHGTLDDVIEHARYRQFYMHGTGHWLGRDVHDTGDYLARNEAPFEQPDYLGGRVVKHPSRKLEPGMVVTLEPGLYVRPAEGVPERYWHLGIRIEDDAVVTADGCELISRGVPVQADEIEALMRGAA